From the genome of Thermoleophilaceae bacterium, one region includes:
- a CDS encoding ArsA-related P-loop ATPase, whose translation MPSLLDKRLVFVTGKGGVGKTTVAAALGLAAARAGKRTIVCEVAEQERLAGMFGHGDTGYAEVELAERLWAISIDPQRAQEEYLRDQLPSRTLAGMLAGSSLFTYLSAATPGLRELLTVGKVWELAQLERRDRARTPYDLVIVDAPATGHGLGLLTAPRTFRDVARVGPIARQAGVIHTFLSDPKRTGVVAVALPEETPVAETIELRRRLREELDTEVDAVVVNGLYPERFSGAESERIASADGDVRPPALRAALRSALSEHRRARTQRTQLRRLRRAVGDVSTLPFIFEPELGVADLERLSRGLERRL comes from the coding sequence ATGCCCTCGCTGCTCGACAAGCGGCTCGTCTTCGTCACCGGCAAGGGCGGGGTGGGCAAGACCACCGTGGCCGCCGCGCTGGGACTCGCCGCGGCCCGCGCGGGCAAGCGCACGATCGTCTGCGAGGTGGCCGAGCAGGAGCGCCTCGCGGGCATGTTCGGCCACGGCGACACGGGCTACGCCGAGGTGGAGCTGGCCGAACGCCTGTGGGCGATCTCGATCGACCCGCAGCGGGCCCAGGAGGAGTACCTGCGCGACCAGCTGCCCTCGCGCACGCTCGCGGGCATGCTCGCCGGCAGCTCGCTCTTCACCTACCTCAGCGCCGCCACACCCGGCTTGCGGGAGCTGCTCACCGTGGGCAAGGTCTGGGAGCTGGCCCAGCTCGAGCGACGCGACCGGGCCAGGACGCCGTACGACCTCGTGATCGTGGACGCCCCCGCCACCGGCCACGGCCTGGGCCTGCTCACCGCGCCGCGCACCTTCCGCGATGTGGCGCGGGTGGGGCCGATCGCGCGCCAGGCCGGCGTCATCCACACGTTCCTCTCCGACCCCAAGCGCACCGGCGTCGTGGCCGTGGCCCTGCCGGAGGAGACGCCGGTGGCGGAGACGATCGAGCTGCGCAGGCGCCTGCGCGAGGAGCTGGACACGGAGGTGGACGCCGTCGTGGTGAACGGGCTCTACCCGGAGCGCTTCAGCGGCGCCGAGTCCGAGCGGATCGCGTCCGCGGACGGCGACGTCCGCCCCCCGGCGCTGCGGGCCGCCCTGCGCTCGGCGCTGTCCGAGCACCGCCGCGCGCGCACACAGCGCACCCAACTACGGCGGCTGCGCCGGGCCGTGGGCGATGTCTCAACCCTCCCTTTCATCTTCGAGCCGGAGCTCGGCGTGGCCGACCTCGAGCGGCTGTCGCGCGGACTGGAGCGGCGGCTGTGA
- a CDS encoding ArsA-related P-loop ATPase codes for MSIGALLEGRSICICAGAGGVGKTTTSAAIALGAAARGRKVAVLTIDPARRLASALGLPELGNEERRVHVPGLEGELWAMMLDPKRTFDDLVESYAPDERTRDAVLSNRIYQELSAAVAGSTEYMAMEKLYELHAEGRYDLLVLDTPPTRNALDFLEAPERLSGFIDSRSLKLLLAPGRRGLKVLSRGTGLLFSVLERVTGVDLLADLSAFFNSFGSMAEGFRERAVRVRELLGAPETVFVLVSSPQRSAVDEAIFFRRRLAEAGMPFGGVIVNRMHEEGLAKGKLGDAGAELLGERLGRKVERTFEDYRRLAERDRDNVARLASELDGEPIVRVPYFDEDVYDLAGLRRMDEYLFRRARRSRRRR; via the coding sequence GTGAGCATCGGAGCGCTGCTCGAGGGCCGCTCGATCTGCATCTGCGCCGGCGCCGGCGGGGTGGGCAAGACCACCACCTCGGCCGCCATCGCGCTCGGCGCCGCGGCCCGCGGCCGGAAGGTGGCCGTGCTCACCATCGACCCGGCCCGCCGGCTGGCGAGCGCGCTCGGGCTCCCGGAGCTCGGCAACGAGGAGCGCCGGGTGCACGTCCCCGGGCTCGAGGGCGAGCTCTGGGCAATGATGCTCGATCCCAAGCGCACCTTCGACGACCTGGTCGAGAGCTACGCGCCCGACGAGCGCACGCGCGACGCCGTGCTCTCCAACCGCATCTACCAGGAGCTGTCCGCCGCGGTCGCGGGATCGACGGAGTACATGGCGATGGAGAAGCTCTACGAGCTGCACGCCGAGGGCCGCTACGACCTGCTGGTGCTCGACACCCCTCCAACCCGCAACGCGCTCGACTTCCTGGAGGCGCCGGAGCGGCTGTCGGGCTTCATCGACTCGCGCTCGCTCAAGCTGCTGCTTGCCCCGGGCCGGAGGGGTCTGAAGGTGCTCAGCCGCGGCACCGGCCTCCTGTTCTCGGTGCTCGAGCGGGTGACGGGGGTCGACCTGCTCGCGGACCTGTCGGCCTTCTTCAACTCCTTCGGCAGCATGGCGGAGGGCTTCCGCGAGCGGGCGGTACGCGTGCGCGAGCTGCTCGGCGCGCCCGAAACCGTATTCGTGCTCGTCTCCTCCCCCCAGCGCTCTGCCGTGGACGAGGCCATCTTCTTCCGCCGCCGCCTGGCCGAGGCCGGCATGCCCTTCGGCGGGGTGATCGTGAACCGGATGCACGAGGAGGGGCTCGCGAAGGGAAAGCTCGGCGACGCCGGGGCGGAGCTGCTGGGCGAGCGCCTCGGCCGCAAGGTGGAGCGCACGTTCGAGGACTACCGGCGGCTGGCCGAGCGCGACCGCGACAACGTGGCGCGGCTCGCCTCCGAGCTCGACGGAGAGCCGATCGTGCGCGTGCCCTACTTCGACGAGGACGTGTACGACCTCGCGGGCCTGCGGCGGATGGACGAGTACCTGTTCCGGCGCGCGCGCCGAAGCCGGCGACGGCGTTAG
- a CDS encoding nucleotidyltransferase domain-containing protein yields the protein MGLTRVILFGSHARGQAGRRSDVDFLVIEREVEDQNAEAVRLRRALRPLVLPTDILVVTEAHVEEWASVPGTVVHAALREGRVLHG from the coding sequence CTGGGCCTGACTCGAGTCATCCTGTTCGGGTCGCACGCGCGCGGGCAGGCGGGGAGGCGAAGCGACGTCGACTTCCTCGTCATAGAACGAGAGGTGGAGGACCAGAACGCCGAGGCCGTGAGGCTGCGCCGGGCACTCCGGCCCCTCGTCCTGCCGACGGACATCCTCGTGGTCACCGAGGCGCACGTGGAGGAATGGGCATCGGTGCCCGGGACTGTCGTGCATGCCGCGCTGCGCGAGGGCCGGGTGCTGCATGGCTGA
- a CDS encoding AAA family ATPase, whose product MASKCKVIVFANQKGGVAKTTTTLNLAAAFGEKGHRVLCVDLDPQGNLTMSQGIDPDTLETSMYDVLVHHISIREVIRKREVDVACSSIDLAGAEIAMSTQIGRERALSKALDPVKEDYDFICIDTPPSLGLLTINALTAADKVIVPVQCEYLSMRGLIQLQNTLSMIKENLNPDVDIEGILPTLVDTRTVHAKEAIEILEENFGDRVFASRITKTVRFAEAPVKGMSVLKYDPDGKAAYAYRRLAEEVLSNGKR is encoded by the coding sequence GTGGCATCCAAGTGCAAAGTCATCGTGTTCGCCAACCAGAAGGGCGGGGTCGCCAAGACCACGACCACGCTCAACCTCGCGGCGGCATTCGGCGAGAAGGGCCACCGGGTCCTTTGCGTCGACCTCGATCCTCAGGGCAACCTGACGATGAGCCAGGGCATCGACCCGGACACGCTCGAGACCTCGATGTACGACGTGCTCGTTCACCACATCTCCATCCGGGAGGTCATCCGCAAGCGCGAGGTGGACGTGGCCTGCTCCTCGATCGACCTCGCCGGCGCCGAGATCGCCATGTCCACGCAGATCGGGCGCGAGCGCGCGCTGTCGAAGGCCCTGGACCCGGTGAAGGAGGACTACGACTTCATCTGCATCGACACCCCGCCGAGCCTCGGGCTGCTCACGATCAACGCCCTGACGGCCGCGGACAAGGTGATCGTCCCCGTGCAATGCGAGTATCTCTCCATGCGCGGCCTGATCCAGCTGCAGAACACGCTCTCGATGATCAAGGAGAACCTCAATCCGGACGTGGACATCGAGGGAATCCTGCCTACCCTCGTGGACACCCGGACCGTGCACGCCAAGGAGGCAATCGAGATCCTCGAGGAGAACTTCGGCGACCGCGTCTTCGCCTCGCGCATCACCAAGACCGTGCGCTTCGCCGAGGCGCCCGTGAAGGGCATGTCGGTGCTCAAGTACGACCCGGACGGTAAGGCGGCCTACGCCTACCGACGGCTGGCTGAGGAGGTCCTCTCGAATGGCAAGCGGTAA